A genomic region of Candidatus Melainabacteria bacterium RIFOXYA2_FULL_32_9 contains the following coding sequences:
- a CDS encoding DNA recombination-mediator protein A, which produces MVPLDDLDDDDAPETSDQLAHELATIQQAAKRIAIIGSRNLPITHQQIIETLTFALAAQGNTIITSGGSSGTNAAAIRGTMKSNPEKLKVILPQTIGQQPSDVQDQLIGVPNIVEHPDRAMMTLADASRICNREIIDDCQQLVCFLSHTSGTLHKAVAYAEETHKVVTVFYLD; this is translated from the coding sequence ATGGTTCCATTAGATGATCTGGATGATGATGACGCACCAGAAACTTCAGATCAACTTGCCCATGAATTAGCTACAATTCAACAGGCTGCAAAGCGTATTGCTATTATTGGAAGTAGAAATTTACCAATTACGCATCAACAGATTATTGAAACACTAACTTTTGCTCTTGCAGCTCAGGGTAATACAATCATTACCAGTGGTGGATCTAGTGGTACTAACGCTGCGGCTATCAGAGGAACAATGAAATCTAATCCTGAAAAGCTTAAAGTTATCCTTCCTCAAACTATAGGACAGCAACCATCTGATGTTCAAGATCAACTTATTGGTGTACCAAATATTGTAGAGCATCCTGACAGAGCTATGATGACCTTAGCAGATGCCAGCAGGATTTGTAACAGAGAAATTATTGATGATTGTCAACAATTGGTCTGTTTCCTGTCTCATACCAGCGGTACGCTTCATAAAGCTGTAGCATATGCTGAGGAAACTCACAAAGTAGTAACAGTATTCTACTTAGATTAG
- a CDS encoding bifunctional phosphoribosylaminoimidazolecarboxamide formyltransferase/IMP cyclohydrolase, which produces MGKKRALISVYDKRGIVDFARELVQKHDYEIISTGGTYETLKENGIESIEIADVTGFPELLGGKVKTLHPRVFAGILASRTHQDEINEIKEKDIQPVDMVVVNLYPFEEASKDFYMEIQSLIQFIDIGGVSLLRAAAKNFFYVTPVYSPDLYDKVLKELEENIGNTTYELRKELAINTFQYTSTYDAIISEQFYVRTAAISMDQMPEIFNLALKKKQELRYGENPHQKAALYKSHLNVDFELLHGKELSYNNLVDLTSALNIVSEFIDVPAACIIKHNNPCGVALGENITNAYVKAFNCDPISAFGGIIGLNEPVTKEIAEYAKDIFLEVIVAPDFTEEALEILTAKKNLRLVKVPMSMLEYRYTQKFDIKNLPFGTLIQTTDNVELTKDNFNVVTSHKPTPEQVEDMVFAWKVVKHVGSNAIVVAKDKRILGIGMGQTSRIASMEIALSRACNETKDAVIASDGFFPAVDNIHAAAQARIGAIIQPGGSIKDKDVIDEAEKYNIAMICTGIRHFKH; this is translated from the coding sequence ATGGGGAAAAAAAGAGCACTGATAAGCGTCTACGACAAAAGGGGAATTGTGGATTTTGCACGTGAGCTTGTTCAAAAACACGACTATGAAATAATCTCAACGGGTGGAACTTATGAAACCTTAAAAGAAAATGGAATTGAGTCAATAGAAATTGCTGATGTGACAGGTTTTCCTGAATTATTAGGCGGTAAGGTTAAAACGTTACATCCAAGGGTATTTGCAGGCATTTTAGCTTCAAGAACTCATCAGGATGAAATTAATGAGATTAAAGAAAAAGATATTCAGCCTGTTGATATGGTAGTGGTTAATCTCTATCCATTTGAAGAAGCCTCAAAAGACTTTTATATGGAAATACAAAGCCTTATACAATTCATAGATATTGGAGGAGTATCCCTTCTAAGAGCTGCGGCTAAGAATTTTTTCTATGTAACACCTGTATATTCTCCTGATTTGTATGATAAAGTTCTTAAGGAATTGGAAGAAAATATTGGAAATACAACATATGAGCTTAGAAAAGAACTTGCTATAAACACTTTTCAATATACTTCTACTTATGATGCAATTATTTCAGAACAGTTTTATGTAAGAACTGCTGCTATTTCCATGGATCAAATGCCGGAAATCTTTAATCTTGCACTTAAGAAAAAGCAGGAACTTAGATATGGCGAAAATCCACACCAAAAAGCAGCTCTTTACAAATCACACTTAAATGTTGATTTTGAATTATTACACGGAAAAGAGTTATCTTATAACAATTTGGTCGACTTAACATCTGCATTAAATATTGTAAGTGAATTTATTGATGTCCCTGCGGCATGTATCATCAAGCATAATAATCCCTGCGGAGTAGCATTGGGTGAAAATATCACTAATGCTTATGTAAAAGCATTTAATTGTGATCCCATAAGTGCCTTTGGCGGTATTATCGGTCTTAATGAACCCGTCACCAAGGAAATAGCAGAATATGCCAAAGATATCTTTCTTGAAGTTATAGTTGCTCCTGATTTTACTGAGGAAGCGCTTGAAATATTAACAGCTAAGAAAAATTTAAGATTGGTAAAAGTTCCAATGAGTATGCTGGAATACAGATATACTCAAAAATTCGATATCAAAAACTTGCCTTTTGGCACTTTAATCCAAACTACAGATAATGTTGAATTGACAAAAGATAATTTTAACGTGGTTACGTCTCACAAACCAACTCCTGAACAGGTTGAGGATATGGTTTTTGCCTGGAAAGTTGTAAAGCATGTGGGTTCAAATGCCATCGTGGTTGCAAAAGATAAACGTATTCTTGGAATAGGAATGGGACAAACGAGTCGTATTGCTTCAATGGAAATAGCATTATCAAGAGCTTGCAATGAAACTAAAGATGCTGTAATAGCAAGTGATGGCTTCTTCCCGGCAGTTGATAACATTCATGCGGCAGCTCAGGCAAGAATTGGTGCAATTATACAGCCTGGTGGCAGTATAAAAGATAAAGATGTTATTGATGAAGCTGAAAAATACAATATTGCAATGATTTGTACAGGAATAAGACATTTTAAACATTAA